In Alteromonas sp. V450, the following proteins share a genomic window:
- a CDS encoding formate/nitrite transporter family protein gives MTEKIKASGHQDQDVALSHTEEKDVRDNQSLNSVSLYAIVHREGLEELQRPMMSLWWSGVAAGIGISLSILAEGILHHLFVNSPHQFVIENLGYTVGFVLVIVGRLQLFTENTLSVILPLLSKPSVNMGVCIARLWGIVFAANMFGTFLAAFFSYSLQAVPPELVKGMTAISEHYAKLSPSDAFSYGITSGFIIAAIVWMKPSVKHSQILMIVIFTYLIAVGDFTHVIAGSTELFLLVLQNKISVLETFSLIGATLLGNIVGGTGLFALLAYGQVAREIEK, from the coding sequence GTGACGGAAAAAATAAAGGCGTCTGGGCACCAAGACCAAGATGTAGCCCTTAGCCATACTGAAGAAAAAGATGTACGAGATAATCAAAGTTTAAACTCTGTTTCTTTGTATGCCATTGTTCATAGAGAGGGTTTGGAAGAGCTGCAGCGTCCAATGATGTCATTGTGGTGGTCTGGGGTTGCTGCTGGTATTGGTATTTCACTGTCTATTTTAGCTGAAGGGATATTGCATCACCTTTTTGTAAACTCCCCTCATCAGTTTGTAATAGAGAATCTAGGTTATACGGTAGGCTTTGTACTGGTAATTGTAGGCCGGCTACAGCTATTTACCGAAAATACGCTGTCAGTTATCCTGCCTTTGCTAAGCAAGCCATCGGTTAACATGGGAGTGTGCATCGCACGATTGTGGGGCATTGTATTCGCCGCTAATATGTTCGGCACCTTTTTGGCCGCGTTTTTCAGCTATAGCCTGCAAGCTGTTCCACCAGAGCTTGTTAAAGGGATGACTGCCATATCTGAGCATTACGCAAAATTATCACCGTCAGACGCCTTCTCATACGGCATTACGTCTGGGTTTATTATTGCCGCTATTGTATGGATGAAGCCTTCGGTTAAGCATTCTCAAATATTGATGATTGTTATTTTTACCTACCTTATTGCTGTAGGTGACTTTACGCATGTGATAGCCGGCTCAACCGAACTTTTCTTGTTAGTGCTACAAAATAAAATAAGCGTTCTTGAAACATTCTCACTCATTGGCGCTACATTACTGGGAAATATTGTTGGCGGCACAGGGCTGTTCGCGCTGCTGGCTT
- the htpG gene encoding molecular chaperone HtpG, giving the protein MAEAAQKETHGFQTEVKQLLHLMIHSLYSNKEIFLRELVSNAADAADKLRFRALENDSLYENDGDLNVKLSVDKDANTVTITDNGIGMSRDEVIANLGTIAKSGTKDFFSKLSGDSAKDSQLIGQFGVGFYSAFIVADKVTVRTRAAGADASQGVEWISDGEGEFTIAEINKPSRGTEITLHLRDDEKEYADAWRLRSIVSKYSDHISIPVQMWKDEVPESEGPDGEKIEGQPGEWEVVNKATALWTREKSEITDEEYNEFYKHISHDFADPLAWAHNKVEGKTEYTSLLYIPSKAPFDMFNRDQNHGLKLYVQRVFIMDDAEQFMPTYLRFVKGLLDSNDLPLNVSREILQDNKITQALRQGCTKRVLQMLEKMAKNDNEKYQSFWNEFGNVLKEGPAEDFSNREKIAGLLRFSSTHGESDAQTVSLADYIERMKEGQDKIYYVTADSLQAAKSSPHLEIFRKKGIEVLLMGERIDEWLMSHLTEFNEKQFVSIAKGNLDLGDLDDEESKKAQEEAEKQVEGVLERAKEALGDKVIDVKFTHRLTDSPAVIVADDNGMTTQMMKLMQAAGQSVPEVKYHFELNPEHSLVKLLADTQDEELFKQWVGVLFDQAALSEQGSLKDPSTFVQNLNTLLMKLAK; this is encoded by the coding sequence ATGGCTGAAGCAGCCCAAAAAGAAACCCACGGTTTTCAAACAGAAGTAAAACAGCTTCTTCATCTGATGATTCACTCTTTGTATTCAAACAAAGAAATTTTTCTACGCGAGTTAGTGTCAAACGCGGCCGATGCTGCGGATAAACTTCGCTTTCGCGCGCTTGAAAACGATAGTCTTTATGAAAACGATGGCGATTTAAACGTAAAACTAAGCGTAGATAAAGATGCGAATACCGTTACTATTACTGATAACGGTATTGGTATGTCTCGCGATGAAGTCATTGCTAACTTGGGTACTATTGCAAAGTCAGGTACTAAAGATTTCTTCAGCAAACTTTCTGGCGATAGCGCTAAAGATTCACAACTTATAGGCCAATTCGGTGTTGGCTTTTATTCTGCGTTTATCGTAGCGGATAAAGTCACGGTGAGAACCCGCGCTGCTGGTGCTGATGCATCGCAAGGTGTTGAGTGGATCTCAGACGGTGAAGGTGAATTTACCATTGCTGAAATCAACAAACCTTCTCGCGGTACTGAAATTACCCTTCATCTTCGCGACGACGAAAAGGAATATGCTGATGCATGGCGCTTACGCTCTATCGTGAGCAAATATTCTGATCATATCAGTATTCCTGTTCAAATGTGGAAAGATGAAGTGCCTGAGAGCGAAGGTCCAGACGGTGAAAAAATCGAAGGTCAGCCAGGCGAGTGGGAAGTTGTTAATAAAGCGACCGCGCTTTGGACTCGTGAAAAGTCAGAAATTACTGATGAAGAGTACAATGAATTCTATAAACATATTTCTCACGACTTTGCAGATCCCCTTGCATGGGCTCATAACAAAGTAGAAGGGAAAACAGAGTATACAAGCCTACTTTATATCCCTTCAAAAGCGCCGTTTGACATGTTTAATCGCGACCAGAATCACGGTCTCAAGCTTTATGTGCAGCGCGTTTTCATTATGGACGATGCAGAGCAGTTCATGCCTACATATCTTCGTTTTGTGAAGGGGCTGCTAGACAGCAATGATCTTCCGCTTAACGTGTCACGTGAAATCCTTCAAGATAATAAGATAACGCAAGCGCTGCGCCAGGGCTGTACCAAACGTGTACTTCAAATGCTTGAAAAGATGGCTAAGAACGACAACGAGAAGTATCAGTCATTTTGGAACGAGTTTGGCAACGTCTTGAAAGAAGGTCCTGCTGAGGACTTTAGCAATCGTGAAAAAATTGCTGGTCTGTTGCGCTTCTCCTCTACACACGGTGAGTCTGATGCCCAAACGGTTTCATTGGCTGATTATATTGAGCGAATGAAGGAAGGCCAGGATAAGATTTACTATGTGACAGCAGATAGCCTGCAAGCTGCAAAATCAAGCCCACATCTTGAGATTTTCCGCAAGAAAGGGATCGAAGTACTGCTTATGGGCGAGCGCATTGACGAATGGTTAATGTCTCACCTTACTGAGTTTAATGAAAAGCAGTTTGTATCAATTGCGAAAGGAAACTTAGATTTGGGCGATTTAGACGATGAAGAGTCTAAGAAAGCGCAAGAAGAAGCAGAAAAGCAGGTTGAAGGTGTATTAGAGCGTGCTAAAGAAGCGCTAGGAGATAAGGTCATTGATGTTAAGTTTACGCATCGTTTAACAGACTCACCTGCGGTAATTGTCGCTGACGACAATGGCATGACTACACAGATGATGAAACTTATGCAGGCTGCGGGTCAGAGCGTGCCAGAGGTTAAATATCATTTCGAACTTAACCCTGAACACAGCTTGGTGAAGCTTCTGGCCGACACGCAAGATGAAGAGTTGTTTAAGCAGTGGGTTGGGGTGTTGTTTGATCAGGCTGCTCTGTCTGAACAGGGAAGTTTGAAAGATCCATCAACGTTTGTTCAGAATTTGAACACGCTGCTTATGAAGTTGGCTAAATAA
- a CDS encoding TonB-dependent receptor: protein MKQGRKVSAIAVGIALSGLTSISPAYAQQADEDATNLERIAVTGSRIKRTDIEGPSPIQSIDAAMIEGMGYENLQQLLERMPATGAGTFSTRNNSQDSTANGAAAVSLRGMGPDATLVLINGRRVAISAFAESITNSFVDINSIPVSAIERIDILKDGASAIYGSDAVAGVVNVVLKKDYEGLEINAGYGGTTGPSYDETTASVLWGSQSEKSSATVIIDYFNNSRLGADEMGRFGTANQSPYGGMDFRSSRGYPGYFYVDGVKTIDPDCPAENATASGSCLFDYGPFGLTIPSSERVGFIGQFDYKIGDDTTAFMEVAMQHNTSEAGGAATPLDEDAGLTVPGTHPNNPFGQDIEIGRYRPVDAGARRWDIESDTLRLVAGLRGTFNDYDWEASVQKGRSRSEQSGDQSQGWVRVDWLQEQIDLGNYNPFGGVTNPQSVIDEITTSLVRRGESRMTSVDAHISGEAFDFGDDVVMMAAGVEYREEQVSDIPDIQFQRGLIFGTESVSAAAERDQYAAYLELSIPLTEQLELQLAGRYDHFSDFGSTTNPKIALRWAPSDEVTVRGSWAQGFRAPSLAQVGLGPSQKSVFFLDSYRCDATGQDCESLDYNIEFAGNPNLDAEESESWNVGVIYAPVQELGLSIDVWSITQDNKIDEQQFGLVYNAECNNQDSTICVRLDPQPGESLGVIQKIFNTYQNVSSQEASGVDFSANYRMELQEYGNVRFNLDWAYMNKFERNDMDFTGEYGYPEHRWLFGTTWSKGAFDANLNISFIGEFEDTPDIDFDGVLDFEENTSRTVDSQMLVDLQFGYNYSDNLRLVIGSNNLLDEEPPFAIGDGDGDLYGYVGGVHNPRGRFVYSKLTYRF from the coding sequence ATGAAACAAGGTCGTAAAGTAAGTGCAATTGCAGTGGGAATAGCACTTTCAGGATTAACCTCAATATCCCCTGCATATGCACAGCAAGCTGATGAGGACGCAACCAACCTTGAACGAATTGCAGTAACGGGTTCTCGTATCAAGCGCACTGATATAGAAGGTCCTTCACCGATTCAATCGATTGATGCAGCAATGATTGAAGGTATGGGCTATGAAAACTTACAGCAGCTATTAGAAAGAATGCCTGCTACCGGTGCGGGTACTTTCTCAACCCGTAACAATAGTCAAGACTCTACCGCCAATGGTGCCGCAGCGGTATCGCTTAGAGGCATGGGCCCAGATGCTACCCTAGTACTTATTAACGGTCGTAGGGTGGCAATCAGTGCCTTTGCTGAAAGTATTACTAATTCATTTGTAGATATTAACTCAATCCCAGTATCTGCTATCGAACGAATCGACATATTAAAAGACGGTGCCTCTGCGATTTATGGATCAGACGCGGTAGCAGGTGTGGTAAACGTAGTGCTTAAGAAAGACTATGAGGGTCTTGAGATTAATGCGGGCTATGGGGGTACAACAGGCCCAAGCTACGATGAGACAACCGCCAGTGTTCTATGGGGATCTCAAAGCGAAAAAAGTAGTGCGACGGTAATCATCGATTACTTCAACAACAGTAGGCTTGGCGCAGACGAAATGGGCAGATTCGGAACAGCTAACCAATCTCCATATGGCGGTATGGATTTTCGCTCATCACGGGGGTACCCAGGCTACTTTTATGTAGATGGCGTTAAAACTATAGACCCTGACTGTCCAGCAGAAAACGCGACGGCGTCTGGTAGTTGCCTGTTTGATTATGGTCCGTTTGGTCTAACTATACCGTCTTCTGAGCGCGTTGGCTTCATTGGTCAGTTCGACTATAAGATTGGTGATGACACCACAGCATTTATGGAAGTGGCAATGCAGCATAACACGTCTGAAGCAGGCGGTGCAGCAACCCCTCTTGATGAAGATGCTGGATTAACCGTTCCTGGCACTCACCCAAATAACCCGTTTGGACAAGACATCGAAATTGGCCGCTATCGACCTGTTGATGCAGGTGCTCGTCGTTGGGATATCGAGTCTGACACCTTGCGTTTGGTGGCAGGCCTTCGCGGTACATTCAATGATTACGATTGGGAAGCATCTGTACAAAAAGGTCGTAGCCGTTCAGAACAAAGCGGAGATCAATCACAAGGCTGGGTCCGCGTAGACTGGCTGCAAGAACAAATTGATCTAGGCAACTATAACCCATTTGGTGGTGTTACTAACCCGCAAAGCGTAATTGATGAAATTACTACTAGCCTTGTTCGCCGTGGCGAATCTCGCATGACCAGTGTTGATGCGCACATTTCAGGTGAAGCATTCGACTTTGGTGACGACGTAGTAATGATGGCAGCGGGTGTCGAGTATCGCGAAGAGCAAGTGAGCGACATTCCAGACATTCAGTTCCAGCGCGGATTGATCTTCGGTACAGAGTCAGTTTCTGCTGCCGCTGAACGCGATCAGTATGCCGCTTACTTAGAGCTATCTATTCCGCTTACCGAGCAGTTAGAGCTTCAACTAGCTGGTCGTTACGACCATTTCAGCGACTTCGGCAGTACAACTAATCCAAAAATAGCATTACGATGGGCGCCAAGTGACGAAGTAACCGTACGAGGTTCTTGGGCTCAGGGCTTCAGAGCCCCCTCTCTTGCACAAGTTGGCCTAGGTCCGTCACAGAAAAGTGTCTTTTTCCTCGACAGTTACCGCTGCGACGCGACAGGTCAAGATTGTGAATCATTGGATTACAATATTGAGTTTGCAGGTAACCCAAACCTTGATGCGGAAGAGTCAGAGTCTTGGAATGTAGGTGTTATCTACGCGCCTGTTCAAGAGTTAGGCTTAAGTATTGACGTGTGGAGCATTACACAAGACAACAAAATTGACGAGCAGCAGTTTGGTTTGGTTTACAACGCAGAGTGTAATAATCAAGACAGTACAATCTGTGTACGCTTAGATCCACAGCCAGGCGAATCGTTGGGGGTAATTCAGAAGATTTTCAATACGTATCAAAACGTATCATCTCAAGAAGCATCTGGTGTTGATTTCAGCGCTAACTATCGCATGGAATTGCAAGAGTACGGTAACGTTCGTTTCAACCTAGACTGGGCTTACATGAACAAGTTCGAAAGAAACGACATGGACTTTACCGGTGAATACGGCTATCCAGAGCATCGTTGGTTGTTTGGTACTACATGGTCTAAAGGTGCATTCGATGCAAACTTAAATATTAGCTTCATTGGTGAATTTGAAGACACGCCTGACATTGACTTCGACGGTGTGTTGGACTTTGAAGAAAACACGTCGCGAACTGTTGATTCTCAGATGTTGGTAGACTTGCAATTTGGATATAACTACAGCGATAACCTTCGCCTAGTTATTGGTTCAAACAACTTGCTTGATGAAGAGCCTCCGTTTGCGATTGGTGATGGTGATGGCGACCTGTACGGTTATGTAGGAGGTGTGCACAACCCGCGTGGCCGCTTTGTATATTCTAAACTAACTTATCGCTTCTAA
- a CDS encoding pitrilysin family protein, with protein sequence MLKTFKRTRMYTAIAVVALSAVSIGCTQNTDTTRNVTSGTTTHSANSSTSQTPQLFNVDYERFTLDNGLTVVLHVDRSDPVAAVALTAHVGSAREKEGRTGFAHLFEHLLFLESENLGKGGLDKLSAKIGGSGANGSTSRDSTNYYQTVPIDALEKMIWAEADKLGFFINTVTEPVLAKEKQVVKNEKRQSVDNRPYGHNQYVIDKNLYPKGHPYSWQVIGSLDDLQNATLADVKEFFKTWYVPNNVVLTIAGDIDVNQTKAWVKKYFDEIPAGKKINKLPPQPAKLNETIKRFHIDNFAQAPMLTMVWPTVPEYHDDYYPLQVLSQYLSQGKNAPLNKVLIDEKKLTSDVYLYGYDAEIAGQLQLQVMAFNGVNLNTVEKGINEAFARFEKDGISSKDLARIKAGQETEFYQGLSSVLGKGFQLAQYEIFAGGAEFISQDVQKILGVTEQDVMRVYNTYIKDKPFVASSFVPKGQQDLILSGSTKADVVEEEIVAGAEESFDASVAAEYERTPSSFDRAKEPAYGESIEITPPEVWKHAMSSGVNVAGIANDEVPLVTFELKVDGGMLFDAQGKTGTANLLAATLLKGTAEKTPEQLEQEVELLGASLEASASETDITISGTVLSKHYNELIQLVTEVLLSPRFDEQEFELAKDDTINQIEQIKANPNAIASVEFKTLLYGKGHPFAQTVLGDKQTVSDITLTDVKAYYDKYFTPSLAKFHVVGDIKQADVVKSLSPLNKRWIPKDVTLMKVQVPELPENAQLFFYDVPGAKQSVLYFGHTAPIVTHDDAYKISVMNYRLGGGGFASQLMQELRENKGYTYGIRSSFSSDQYTGEFTIRSAVRSNVTLEATQAVMDILAAFGANYSDEDLDITKGFTLKSGARAFETLGAKLNMVSEISDFGLANDYVLQQEAEVKALTVDDIKRLYGEHVHPDKMIFLIVGDKDTQFERLEALGLGKPTLLNP encoded by the coding sequence ATGCTTAAAACATTCAAACGAACAAGAATGTACACTGCAATTGCGGTAGTAGCGCTAAGTGCAGTATCGATAGGGTGTACGCAGAACACCGATACTACCCGCAACGTCACGAGCGGTACCACTACTCATTCAGCAAACAGTAGTACTTCCCAAACACCCCAATTATTCAACGTAGATTACGAGCGCTTCACGCTAGATAATGGACTCACCGTTGTGCTTCATGTAGACAGGTCAGATCCTGTTGCCGCAGTTGCGCTTACTGCGCATGTTGGTTCAGCGAGAGAGAAAGAAGGTCGAACAGGTTTTGCTCATTTGTTCGAACATTTACTTTTTCTTGAATCAGAAAATTTGGGTAAAGGCGGTCTTGATAAGCTAAGCGCCAAAATTGGAGGCTCCGGCGCAAATGGTTCGACAAGCCGTGACAGTACTAATTACTACCAAACGGTCCCCATTGATGCGCTAGAAAAAATGATTTGGGCTGAAGCCGACAAGTTAGGTTTCTTCATTAATACCGTAACAGAGCCTGTACTTGCTAAAGAAAAGCAGGTGGTGAAAAACGAAAAGCGCCAGAGTGTGGATAACCGTCCGTATGGGCATAATCAGTATGTTATCGACAAGAACCTCTATCCCAAGGGGCACCCATACAGTTGGCAAGTTATTGGCTCGTTAGATGACCTTCAAAATGCAACGCTTGCTGACGTAAAAGAGTTTTTCAAAACATGGTATGTACCTAACAATGTGGTACTTACCATTGCAGGTGACATTGACGTAAATCAAACCAAAGCATGGGTAAAAAAGTACTTCGATGAAATTCCAGCAGGAAAAAAAATCAATAAGTTACCGCCGCAACCAGCGAAGCTCAATGAGACTATAAAGCGATTCCATATAGATAATTTTGCGCAAGCGCCCATGCTGACGATGGTATGGCCAACCGTACCCGAATATCACGATGACTATTACCCACTTCAAGTACTTTCCCAGTATCTCAGTCAGGGTAAAAACGCTCCGCTCAACAAGGTACTCATTGATGAAAAGAAGCTTACCAGTGACGTTTATCTTTATGGCTACGATGCAGAGATAGCCGGTCAGCTTCAGCTGCAGGTTATGGCGTTTAATGGTGTTAACTTAAACACAGTTGAAAAAGGCATTAATGAAGCATTCGCACGCTTTGAAAAAGACGGGATTTCGTCAAAAGACTTGGCGCGTATAAAGGCCGGACAAGAAACAGAGTTTTACCAAGGGCTTTCAAGCGTGTTAGGTAAAGGTTTTCAATTGGCGCAATACGAAATTTTTGCGGGTGGGGCTGAATTCATAAGCCAAGATGTTCAAAAAATTCTTGGCGTTACAGAACAAGACGTAATGCGTGTATACAACACCTACATTAAGGACAAGCCCTTTGTTGCTTCTAGCTTTGTACCTAAAGGGCAGCAAGATTTAATATTGAGTGGGTCAACTAAAGCCGACGTAGTTGAAGAGGAAATTGTCGCAGGGGCAGAAGAGAGCTTTGATGCATCCGTTGCGGCGGAATACGAACGTACTCCGTCATCTTTTGATCGCGCGAAAGAGCCAGCATATGGTGAATCAATAGAAATTACACCACCAGAAGTTTGGAAACATGCAATGTCGTCAGGCGTTAACGTTGCAGGTATCGCCAACGATGAGGTGCCGTTGGTCACGTTTGAGTTAAAGGTAGATGGCGGGATGCTTTTCGATGCGCAAGGCAAAACAGGTACTGCTAATTTACTCGCTGCAACCTTGCTAAAAGGTACGGCGGAAAAAACACCCGAGCAGCTAGAACAGGAAGTTGAGTTATTAGGCGCCTCTCTAGAAGCTAGTGCTTCTGAGACAGACATTACTATTAGCGGAACGGTACTGTCTAAGCACTACAATGAATTAATACAGCTTGTCACTGAGGTATTACTTTCTCCTCGCTTTGATGAACAGGAGTTTGAATTAGCTAAAGACGATACCATTAATCAGATTGAACAAATAAAAGCGAATCCGAATGCCATTGCATCGGTTGAGTTTAAAACATTGCTGTATGGGAAAGGTCACCCATTCGCTCAAACAGTGCTTGGTGATAAGCAAACCGTGAGCGATATAACACTTACAGATGTGAAAGCGTATTACGATAAATACTTCACACCGTCATTGGCAAAATTTCATGTTGTTGGAGATATTAAACAAGCCGACGTTGTGAAAAGCTTATCACCACTGAATAAGCGCTGGATACCGAAAGACGTGACCCTTATGAAGGTGCAAGTGCCCGAACTGCCAGAAAATGCACAACTGTTCTTTTATGATGTTCCAGGAGCTAAGCAGTCAGTGCTTTATTTTGGCCACACCGCTCCCATCGTAACGCATGACGATGCCTATAAGATAAGCGTTATGAATTATCGTTTAGGCGGGGGCGGTTTCGCTTCACAGCTTATGCAAGAACTGCGTGAGAACAAAGGCTACACGTATGGTATTCGTTCATCGTTTTCTAGCGATCAATATACGGGCGAATTTACCATTCGAAGCGCTGTACGGTCGAACGTTACCTTAGAGGCAACACAAGCCGTTATGGATATATTAGCAGCGTTTGGCGCAAACTATTCGGATGAAGACTTAGACATTACTAAAGGGTTTACACTTAAATCTGGCGCACGGGCGTTTGAAACGTTAGGGGCGAAATTAAATATGGTTAGTGAAATCAGCGATTTTGGTTTAGCTAATGATTATGTTTTACAGCAAGAAGCGGAAGTAAAGGCTTTAACTGTTGATGATATTAAGCGCCTTTACGGTGAGCATGTACACCCTGACAAGATGATTTTCTTGATAGTAGGGGACAAAGATACCCAGTTTGAGCGTTTAGAAGCGCTTGGGTTGGGGAAGCCCACCTTGCTGAACCCTTAG
- the adk gene encoding adenylate kinase, translated as MRIILLGAPGAGKGTQAQFLMGKYGIPQISTGDMLRAAIKAGTELGMQAKRVMDEGKLVSDDIIIGLVKERIAQDDCKDGFLLDGFPRTIPQADAMKEAGVTVDHCIEFDVADDVIVERMSGRRVHPASGRVYHVVYNPPKEEGKDDVTGDELIVRDDDKEDTVRKRLAIYHEQTKPLVNYYSAEAEAGNCEYHKLDGTRPVEDVSAELAERLG; from the coding sequence ATGCGAATTATTCTTCTCGGCGCTCCTGGCGCGGGCAAGGGCACACAGGCTCAGTTTTTAATGGGCAAATACGGTATTCCACAAATATCTACAGGCGACATGCTGCGCGCCGCGATTAAAGCTGGCACTGAGCTTGGTATGCAAGCAAAGCGTGTTATGGACGAAGGTAAATTAGTTTCTGACGATATTATTATTGGGCTTGTTAAAGAGCGCATCGCCCAAGACGATTGCAAAGATGGCTTTTTACTTGACGGTTTCCCTCGCACTATACCGCAAGCAGATGCAATGAAAGAAGCAGGCGTTACGGTTGATCACTGTATCGAATTTGATGTGGCTGATGATGTCATTGTTGAACGTATGAGCGGTCGCCGAGTTCACCCAGCCTCTGGTCGTGTATATCATGTTGTTTACAACCCGCCAAAAGAAGAAGGGAAAGACGACGTGACGGGTGATGAACTGATCGTTCGTGACGACGACAAAGAAGACACTGTACGTAAGCGTTTAGCGATTTATCATGAGCAAACAAAACCACTTGTTAATTACTACAGCGCTGAAGCGGAAGCTGGGAACTGTGAGTACCACAAACTTGACGGCACACGTCCAGTTGAAGATGTAAGTGCTGAGCTTGCTGAACGTTTAGGCTAA
- a CDS encoding MAPEG family protein, whose product MVLPITAFYASLLGICYLYLSFLVIGARRRHQVGIGDGGHEDLIRLSRAHGNFSEYVPITLIMIACFEANTGQVWAVHALGSALLFGRVLHAYGLGRHSGVSWQRFAGMILTFLAMLCAAVGNLVLIHFGL is encoded by the coding sequence ATGGTTTTGCCAATCACGGCGTTTTACGCCAGTTTATTGGGTATTTGTTACCTTTATCTATCGTTTTTAGTCATCGGTGCCAGACGCCGTCACCAAGTAGGTATTGGCGATGGTGGCCATGAAGATCTTATTCGTTTATCTAGAGCGCACGGCAATTTCAGTGAGTATGTGCCCATTACTCTTATCATGATAGCGTGCTTTGAAGCCAACACTGGTCAAGTTTGGGCTGTTCATGCTTTAGGAAGCGCGTTGTTATTTGGCCGCGTTCTACACGCCTATGGATTAGGTCGTCACTCTGGCGTAAGTTGGCAACGCTTCGCGGGCATGATCCTCACTTTCCTCGCTATGCTTTGTGCAGCCGTGGGTAATTTGGTGCTCATTCATTTTGGATTGTAA
- the lepB gene encoding signal peptidase I — protein MSTKTVLNLKQSIKSNLPFIVFVTFLFSFRSSVADWYHVPTGSMEPTIQVGDRVVVDKSAYTLELPFTDIVIAKTGSINRGDIVIIDSSAANTRLIKRVIAVEGDEIKLENNVLFINGEKAALTAESQYLFSEEILGQTRTIALNPLPAPVKSFNLVTVPKHHVLALGDNRNNSVDSRYYGFIPVKEIQGKANSVAFSLDTDNMYLPRKDRFLHQLDRTE, from the coding sequence ATGAGTACCAAAACCGTGTTAAATCTAAAACAAAGCATTAAAAGCAATCTACCGTTCATCGTGTTTGTTACTTTCCTGTTCTCTTTTCGCAGCAGCGTCGCTGATTGGTACCATGTTCCAACGGGCTCTATGGAGCCTACAATTCAGGTGGGCGACCGTGTAGTCGTTGATAAGTCAGCTTACACACTAGAATTGCCGTTTACCGACATTGTTATTGCGAAGACCGGTAGCATCAATCGCGGTGACATTGTAATTATCGACAGTAGTGCAGCGAATACTCGATTGATTAAACGTGTGATTGCTGTTGAAGGCGACGAGATCAAATTAGAAAACAACGTACTTTTTATCAATGGTGAGAAAGCCGCGTTAACCGCCGAGAGTCAATACCTTTTTTCTGAGGAAATTCTGGGGCAAACCAGAACCATTGCGCTTAATCCTTTGCCGGCTCCGGTTAAGAGCTTTAATTTAGTCACCGTACCGAAACATCACGTGTTAGCGTTAGGCGATAACAGAAATAATAGTGTCGACTCACGCTACTACGGTTTCATTCCCGTTAAAGAGATTCAAGGTAAGGCCAACTCTGTAGCATTTTCGTTAGATACAGATAATATGTATTTACCGCGAAAAGATAGGTTTTTACATCAGTTAGATCGCACTGAATAA